A window from Pseudomonas campi encodes these proteins:
- the hisD gene encoding histidinol dehydrogenase — protein sequence MTSPIAIRRLNAADQDFARHLDHLLSWESVSDDAVNQRVLDIIKAVRERGDAAVVEFTKQFDGLDVASMADLILPRERLELALTRITPEQRSALEKAAERVRLYHERQKQDSWSYTEADGTVLGQKVTPLDRAGLYVPGGKASYPSSVLMNAIPAKVAGVPEVVMVVPTPRGEINEIVLAAACIAGVDRVFTIGGAQAVAALAYGTESVPPVDKIVGPGNIYVATAKRHVFGKVGIDMIAGPSEILVVCDGQTDPDWIAMDLFSQAEHDEDAQAILVSPDAAFLDRVAASIAKLLPTLERETIARTSMEGRGALILVADMAQAIEVANRIAPEHLELSVENPEQYLPQIRHAGAIFMGRYTAEALGDYCAGPNHVLPTSGTARYSSPLGVYDFQKRSSIIHCSAEGASELGKVASVLARGESLTAHARSAEYRIKP from the coding sequence ATGACCAGTCCCATTGCTATCCGCCGACTCAACGCCGCTGACCAGGACTTCGCCCGTCATCTGGATCATCTGCTGAGCTGGGAAAGCGTGTCGGACGACGCGGTCAACCAGCGCGTGCTGGACATCATCAAGGCCGTGCGCGAGCGTGGCGATGCCGCCGTGGTCGAGTTCACCAAGCAGTTCGACGGCCTGGACGTCGCCTCCATGGCTGACCTGATCCTGCCGCGCGAGCGCCTGGAGCTGGCCCTGACCCGCATCACCCCCGAGCAGCGCAGCGCCCTGGAAAAAGCCGCCGAGCGCGTGCGCCTGTACCACGAGCGGCAGAAGCAGGATTCCTGGAGCTACACCGAGGCCGACGGCACGGTGCTGGGGCAGAAGGTTACCCCGCTGGACCGCGCCGGCCTGTATGTGCCGGGCGGCAAGGCGTCCTACCCGTCCTCGGTGCTGATGAACGCCATCCCGGCCAAGGTCGCCGGCGTGCCGGAAGTAGTGATGGTGGTGCCGACCCCGCGTGGCGAGATCAACGAGATCGTCCTCGCCGCCGCCTGTATCGCCGGCGTCGACCGGGTGTTCACCATTGGCGGCGCCCAGGCCGTGGCCGCGCTCGCCTACGGCACCGAGAGCGTGCCACCGGTGGACAAGATCGTCGGCCCCGGCAACATCTATGTGGCTACCGCCAAGCGCCACGTGTTTGGCAAGGTCGGCATCGACATGATCGCCGGGCCATCGGAGATTCTCGTGGTATGTGACGGCCAGACCGACCCGGACTGGATCGCCATGGACCTGTTTTCCCAGGCCGAGCACGACGAGGATGCCCAGGCCATTCTGGTCAGCCCGGATGCCGCCTTCCTCGACCGCGTGGCGGCGAGCATCGCCAAGCTGCTGCCGACCCTGGAGCGTGAGACCATCGCCCGTACTTCCATGGAAGGCCGCGGTGCGCTGATTCTGGTCGCCGACATGGCCCAGGCCATCGAAGTGGCCAACCGCATCGCCCCGGAGCACCTGGAACTGTCGGTGGAAAATCCCGAGCAGTACCTGCCGCAGATCCGCCATGCCGGCGCGATCTTCATGGGGCGCTACACCGCGGAAGCGCTGGGCGATTACTGCGCAGGTCCCAACCACGTGCTGCCAACCTCCGGCACTGCGCGCTACTCCTCGCCGCTGGGGGTGTACGACTTCCAGAAGCGCTCGTCGATCATCCACTGCTCGGCTGAGGGTGCCTCCGAGCTGGGCAAGGTAGCCAGCGTGCTGGCCCGTGGCGAGTCGCTGACTGCCCACGCCCGCAGCGCCGAGTACCGCATCAAGCCGTAA
- the hisC gene encoding histidinol-phosphate transaminase, translating to MSKFWSPFVKDLVPYVPGEQPKLAKLVKLNTNENPYGPSPKAIAAMQAELGDNLRLYPDPNSDRLKQAVADYYGVSTAQVFVGNGSDEVLAHAFHGLFQHGRSLLFPDVTYSFYPVYCGLYGIAYEALPLDEQFQIRVEDYARPNGGIIFPNPNAPTGCALGLAAIERLLKANPDTVVLVDEAYIDFGGETAISLVNQYPNLLVSQTLSKSRSLAGLRVGLAVGHPDLIEALERIKNSFNSYPLDRMAIAGAAAAFEDQAYFQQTCQAVIASREALVAAMSDLGFEVLPSAANFVFARHPQRDAAELAAALREHGVIVRHFKQQRIAQFLRITIGAPEQNQALLDALGQIL from the coding sequence ATGAGCAAATTCTGGAGCCCCTTCGTCAAGGACCTGGTGCCCTACGTACCGGGTGAACAGCCGAAACTGGCCAAGCTGGTCAAGCTCAACACCAACGAGAACCCCTATGGCCCGTCGCCCAAGGCGATTGCCGCCATGCAGGCCGAGCTGGGCGACAACCTGCGCCTGTACCCGGACCCCAACAGCGACCGCCTGAAGCAGGCAGTGGCCGACTACTACGGCGTGAGCACCGCCCAGGTGTTTGTCGGCAATGGTTCCGACGAGGTGCTGGCGCACGCGTTCCACGGCCTGTTCCAGCACGGCCGGTCGCTGCTGTTCCCGGATGTCACCTACAGCTTCTACCCGGTCTACTGCGGCTTGTACGGCATTGCCTACGAGGCGCTGCCGCTGGACGAGCAGTTCCAGATCCGCGTGGAAGACTACGCGCGCCCGAATGGCGGCATCATCTTCCCCAACCCCAACGCGCCGACTGGCTGCGCCCTCGGCCTGGCGGCCATCGAGCGCCTGCTCAAGGCCAATCCGGATACCGTGGTGCTGGTCGACGAGGCCTATATCGACTTCGGCGGCGAGACGGCGATCAGCCTGGTGAACCAGTATCCCAACCTGCTGGTCAGCCAGACCCTGTCCAAGTCGCGCTCCCTGGCCGGCCTGCGGGTTGGTCTGGCGGTCGGCCACCCGGACCTCATCGAGGCGCTGGAGCGGATCAAGAACAGCTTCAACTCCTACCCGCTGGACCGCATGGCGATTGCCGGCGCGGCGGCGGCGTTCGAGGACCAGGCCTACTTCCAGCAGACCTGCCAGGCGGTGATCGCCAGCCGCGAGGCATTGGTCGCCGCCATGAGCGACCTGGGTTTCGAGGTGTTGCCGTCGGCCGCCAACTTCGTATTCGCCCGCCACCCGCAGCGCGATGCCGCGGAACTGGCCGCCGCCCTGCGCGAGCATGGGGTGATCGTGCGGCACTTCAAGCAGCAGCGCATCGCCCAGTTCCTGCGCATCACCATCGGCGCGCCGGAGCAGAACCAGGCGTTGTTGGATGCCCTGGGGCAGATCCTCTGA